The DNA window TGAAGATAGTACTACGGACAGAGTTTCTAAAGAAGCGGTAACAAACGGGAGTTGGACATCAATGTCGGGTGGTTGTTCATTACTTAACGTATTTGGTTTTAAATTAAAAACTTGTATCTTTAAAAATGCCCACGCAAGAAAACCGCAAGTTGTTTTTCCCGCTGCTGATTTTTATTGGCATGGTGGCGGTGGGTGTTAATACCATTAACAAGGCCATAGCCTCGCACCAAACCTGGCGGCTTGTTATCGCGGTCATCCCAACCATTATGTTCAGTGCGGCTACTGTACTGGTTATTATGAAATACAAGTATGGTAGCAAAGAATCTGAAGAAGAGACCGATCACCACACCATAGACTAACTACTACTGGTCTATCAGTATATTCTCTCCAAACTTTTTTGATACCGTTGCAGGCTCTCCATCATTAACGCTGATAACGAGAGAGCTATCATAAGCTATTTTTTCTACAAGTTGTATCCTGGTGCCAATATTGATATTCAGTTTTTGCAAATACTGTAGGAAAGCGCTGGTGGTGTCTTTAACGGCAGCAACGCGGCATGTTGTGCCGGTCTTCATGTCTGTAAGCGTAACAGAATAGCGCTTGGCCATTTTACCATTGGCTTTTGGTATAGGGTCTCCGTGCGGGTCGTACTCCGGGAAACCGAGAAATTTATCCAGCCTGTCTGCAAGTGAGGCATCTTTAATATGCTCCAGCTCCTCGGCTATATCGTGGATCTCGTCCCAATGGTAGCCTAACTTTTCCAGCAGAAAAACTTCCCAAAGCCGGTGACGCCGAACAATTAATGTAGCATCTTTCTGCCCCTGTGCAGTAAGCTCGACCCCTTTCTTTTTATCATAGGAGATCAACTGCTTATCCGTAAGCTTACGGATCATGTCCACTACCGAGGCAGGATTGTTACCCAGCGATTCTGCTATGGCAGTAGGTGTTATCTTCTGGCCCTTATCCAGCCATAGCCGGTAAATACATTTAAGATAGTTTTCTTCTGACAGTGTAATCATGTTGAAGTAGTTAGTGCCTGAATGAAAATCCAATAAAATACACCTTGTCTGTGCCTTTGTTTAAGCCGTAATTTAAACCGGCATCAATGTTAAGGTTGCTGTTTACCGAAAAAACCAACCCACCATTGGCAAAAAAATCAGCATTTTTAGTGTATGTGCTATAGGTAGTATACGCTTCCACAAAACCATCTACCTGCTTGAAAAGCGACCTCCCGAAAGTAAAAGAGTACAGCAGCTCGTTATAATACTTGTTATCGTCTTCCTTAACAAAGCTTGCACTAACCTGTGAGCCAAACTTAACTTCGCTGGTAATCTCTGCAGCAAAAGGGAAGGTTACACCACCCTGTACGCCGTTGTTTTCAAAAGACGAGGTAGGGAAGGATATAAATGGCAGGACAGCCAGTGCGGTTTTGCCGCCATTGCTTCCCCACAAATTATATTTAAACCGCAGTGTAATATCATCAAATCCGCTTTTTTTGTTCAATAGCTTACCCGTTTGCACATCCCGTTCTGTGTTGCTTACAAAGGTTGGCACCACAAGTTGTATATCGGTTTTGGCAGATAAGCCGAGCTTATAATTAGCAACATGGTAACTGTTTTCTATACTACGGATGCCGTCGCTGGTGTTTCGCACATGGCGATAGAGGTCACTCTCTACCTGAAAGTGCCCTGCTTCAACGGTGTACGCGCTTTCTGTTACGTCGGGCCGGTCCGTTTCCATTTCTTTCATTTTGCCGGCAGGTACGGGGTGTGTCAGGTTATAGCGTTTGATCGTATCGGCCTGTCCAAATGCATTATTAAAACCGAGGCATACCAGTAATACTGTTGCTAAATAGTAGTATCTCATTCCGCCAAAGCTAACTATAAATTAGAATAATAAAATAAATAAAATTAGGCATGCCTAATTTTATTGAATTGTTGGTGTTTTCTTTTGATATTTCATCAAATTCCCTCAACTTCGACCGCCGATTGTAGCGTTAAAGCTGCAGCCGGTCATATTCATTTTCAGATTTGTGGAAGCATACAATATCAAAATAGCGCAGGAACTGGCCATTGGCAGCAAGCAGGTAAGCGCAACCATCAGCTTATTAGACGAAGGCGCTACTGTGCCCTTTATCTCCCGTTACCGTAAAGAACTCACGGGCAGCCTGGACGAGGTTCAAGTAGCTGCTATTCGCGATCGGGTGCAGCAACTGCGCGACCTGGATAAACGCAGAGAGGCTATCCTGAAGTCGTTAACAGACATGGGAAAACTAACGCCCGAATTGGAGCACCAGGTAAATTCAGCGGAGAACATGGTGCAGTTGGAGGATATTTACCTGCCGTACCGGCCTAAACGGAAAACCCGTGCAACTACAGCAAGGGAGAAAGGCTTGCAGCCACTTGCGGACTCTTTACTGGAGCAGAAGAACCTTAACACAGAACAGGAGGCGAGTAAATATACTGACGCTGATAAAGGCGTTAATACTGCAGAAGAAGCACTTGCCGGCGCACGCGATATTATTGCAGAATACATTAGTGAACATGCGGAAACACGCGCGAAAATGCGTCAGCTTTTTACAGAAAAAGGCGTGTTCGAGTCGAGGGTGGCACCAGGTAAGGAAGCGGAAGGCATAAAGTACAAGGATTACTTTGAATGGACCGAGCCTGTAAAGTCTGCCCCGTCTCACCGGGTGCTGGCTATGCGCAGGGGAGAAAAAGAAGAGATATTATGGCTGGATATAAAACCAAATGAAGAAGACGCCATAGACCTGCTGGAGCGTGAGTTTGTAACGGCAAACAACGCCGCATCGGCACAGGTGAAGCTGGCAATTGCCGACGGCTATAAACGCCTGCTTAAACCCTCCATGGAAACGGAGATACGCCTGCAAACCAAGAAAGCTGCAGATGAAGAAGCAATAAGGGTGTTTGCCGAAAATGCAAGGCAGTTATTGCTGGGTGCGCCGCTTGGGCAAAAGCGCATTATGGCTATCGACCCGGGTTTCCGCACAGGTTGCAAGCTGGTCTGTTTAGACGAGCAAGGCAAACTGCTGGAGAACACAGCTATTTACCCGCATACGGGTGCAGGGCAAACTAAGGAGGCGGAAAAAACAGTTCGGCATTTATTTGCGCAGTACAACATAGAAGCCATTGCTATTGGTAATGGGACCGCCGGGCGCGAAACAGAGTTGTTTGTAAGAAACCTGAACTTACCCAACGCGGTAATCGTAATGGTGAATGAAAGCGGCGCGTCCATCTACTCGGCTTCTGAGGTTGCGCGGGAAGAGTTCCCAGATAAGGATATAACCGTGCGCGGCGCCGTTTCTATCGGCCGGCGTTTGATGGACCCGTTGGCAGAACTGGTGAAGATAGACCCAAAATCAATAGGGGTAGGGCAGTACCAGCACGATGTGGATCAGAACAAACTACAGACCTCGCTTGATGATACCGTGATCAGTTGCGTAAATGCTGTAGGCGTAGAGCTGAATACTGCTTCAAAGCAAATTTTGGCATATGTGTCTGGCCTTGGGCCAACGCTGGCGCAAAATATAGTGGAATACCGTAATACAAACGGCGCCTTTAAACGTCGCGATCAGCTAAAAAAAGTAGCCCGGCTGGGCGACAAAGCTTACGAACAGGCTGCAGGCTTCCTGCGCATCCGTGGTGCCGAAAATCCGCTTGATGCAAGCGCTGTACACCCGGAGCGCTATGCCCTTGTAGAACAGATGGCAAGGGATAACAAATGTACCGTGCAGGATTTAATACGCGATTCGCAGCTGCGTAAAAGCATACCGCTGCAACGCTACGTTTCGAAGACGGTTGGCTTACCCACATTAAACGACATCATGGCTGAACTTGCCAAGCCCGGACGCGATCCCCGTGAGCAGTTTGAAGCCTTCAGCTTTACGGAAGGCGTAAATGCCATAAGTGATCTTAAGGTAGGGATGAAGCTGCCCGGCATTGTTACCAACATTACCAACTTTGGGGCCTTTGTAGATATTGGTGTGCACCAGGATGGATTGGTACACCTTAGCCAGATAACCAACCGCTACATAAAAGACCCTAACGAGGTGTTGAAAGTGCACCAGCGCGTAGAGGTAACCGTTACCGAGGTAGATGTTAACCGGAAGCGGATTTCTTTATCTATGAAAGAGAACGAAAAACGGGAAGCCCCTGCTGGCAAGCCAAGAGACAATAAGCAACCGTTTAAACCGCAAAGTAAACCAACAAGGCAAGAGCCCGAAATAGATATGGCCAGTAAGCTGGCTGCATTACGCAATAAGTTTAAGTAATTAACCCTTGTGTTTCCGCAGACTTTGAAAGTCTATGTAGTAAAGGATTTTAAGCGAAAAGTTATTGTTTTTAGGGACGTTGTAGGTGTCCCGGAAGTTTTCAAAGTAACCCTGGTCTACCCTGCTGGCGCTTGTTACGGTTGAGTTTTTCCACGATAAGCTTAGCTCGCTGCCCGGGGTGAACTGCCACACATAAATCATATCAATATTCCAGAGGTTCAGGTTCTGGTTAATGTTGTGATCAAAATTATTAGAAGTAAGTCCGGTTAAATAGCCAGCCTTATCTGCACTGAAGAAGTCTCTGTAGTCCACCTTGCTCCAGTAATGCCTTAAACGCAAGTTAAGCCCCATAATACCACTAAAGGTATATTTAAGATTAAAGATGTTTTCTACAGTATGCACATTACGCAGGGCAAATACCGCCCGGCCATCGTTGTCCAAAGTGGCAAATCCGGTATAGTTAATACGAGGGCTGATGGTGACATCCTCGCCAAAAGAAAACTTGTTGCTCAGGCGCAGGTTAAAGAACAGCTCCAGGTCGTTGCCATGGCCTTTATAGCCATTGCTGACCCATTGATCCGAGTACCAGAAACCTCCTGAAAACATCTTGGCCCGGTTGGTAGAAAGGTTCCAGTTAAGGGCAAAGTTTTCGGGGCGTTTAAATACCTGCCCATCCTGGTGCGCTTCGTAAAAGTCGTTGCCTTCTACCCGGTAGTGTCCATTGATGTTTGCTTGCCACAAGTTCTTAAAGGTTCCAAATCCGCCGAAGTTTTGATTAAAGTATTGGAAGATGGATGGCGTAACGGTGCGTGAGTAGTAAGTATTTGTCCATACACCCCATTGTGTAAACAGGTGCTTTGGCTTGTAATTAGTGTACGCTAAATCAAGGTTATGGTCTAAAAAGTTGCTGTTTTGCATGTACCCAAGATCGTTCTGATCATAGTTTTTGCTTACCAGGTCCTGCCCGACGCTCCAGGTGAAATTACCTGACGATTTTCCGCCGAATACCTCATAGCTGTAACCGGTACTGGTTGGTGTGCCCGGCCCGTAAATATTGCTCATGAAGGCATAGCCGTTTAGCTTATAGGTATTCTTTTTATTGTTAAGAGTGTACACAAAGCCGCCTACATCTGCACTGTAATCTTTGTTAAAGCGGGTAACGTTGGTGTTGATGAATGTTACTGCCGAATTGTTTTTCAAGTTCTGATCCAGCACAATAATGTTGTAGTTGGCCACCGGGCTTGTTTCTACCTGCCGCTTATTGCCCTCCTTATCTTCTACAACGGCAAAAGCGCTGTTGGTTATTGCGTTAAATACACCTATGCCTAGCCCTTTTGATGTACGGCCCGAAAACTTGAACGCGTTGAGGAGTTTAGTTTCTGTCGGATTGCTGATCACTTCTTCACCATCAGCCAGTCCCCGGTAAGCCCTGTTGGAATGGATGGGCCCACCGCCAACACGCCGCGAATAAAAAAGATTTCCCTTATTAAACAGTTCCGTGCCTTCGGTGAAAAATGGCCGGTTCTCATTATACTTTACCTCAAAAGGTGTAAGGTTAAGCACCTTATTGTCAGACTGTACCTGGCCAAAGTCTGGTATCAGGGTAAGGTCAAGCGTAAAGGCGTCGTTAATGCCGTACTTAACATCCATCCCGCCGTTTACTGATGCCGTTGTATTTTTTACGCCTGCAGTGTTGTACGGGTAGTGGTTAACGTAGGTAGAAAAGTAGGGGTAAAATGCCAACCTTACGGGTGGCTGTAGCTTTTCTAAACCTGTAAGAATGCCTTCCTGGTTAATAAAGCCGTTCATTTTTGGGTCTACCTCGTTCCAGAAGAGCTGTTGCTGTATGCGCTGGCGCTTGCGGATAAGGTTCATGCCCCAGGTCTGTATGTCCTTTTTTGCAAAGCGCAGTGCCGAATAGGGGATGCGCATCTCGGCCGTCCACCCGTGTTCATCAACATGAACCTTGCTGGTCCATACGGCATTCCAATTTGGGTCCTCAGTATTACCTTCTGAATTGGGTGGAGTATATTTCGCATCAAACTGGCTATTGGCAGATGTCACAAAGAAGCCCGTGCCGTTGATCCCGTCTTTATAAGTGTCGAATATCACACCAATAAAATCAGCATTCCCCACCTGGTCGCGGGTGGCAATTTCCTTTGCTACCTTGTCGCCGGATGTTTCAAACATGCGGGCGCCCACGTAAATGGCGTTATTATCGTATATGATCTTTACTTCCGTACGTTCTTCGGCTTTTTCGTGCACGCCTGCATTAGGTTGCAGTTCTACAAAGTCTGTAGCAACAGGCACATTGTCCCATACTTTATCGTCAAGTACGCCGTCTAATTTAGGTGGTGTCTCGGTCTTAGTAGCAACAAGTGTCTTCTTCGGTTTTTGCGAGAAAGCGGTAAGAGTTGCAACAGTGAGCAGTAGGGTAAAAATGAACTTCATCAATCAGGTAATAGGTGATAAGATGCACAAAGCAAGTAAAACGTTACAGTAGTAGTTGTTAAATATTAGTTAAAGCGTGTTAAAATTTCTTAATGTAGAATGTTATTGAGCCGATTGGCTTCAAAATCATACCTTTGTATCCTCAAAAATTGCTATAATAATGTTTGAAAATCTTTCGGATAAGCTCGACAGGGCGTTCAAAGTATTAAAAGGACAGGGTTCCATTACCGAGATAAACGTGGCCGAGACCATGAAGGAGATACGTAAGGCCCTCCTTGATGCCGACGTTAACTATAAAACAGCTAAAACCTTTACAGATGATGTAAGGCAAAAAGCTATTGGCCAGAATGTACTGACCTCTATTTCTCCGGGCCAGCTGCTTACCAAGCTCATGAACGATGAGCTTACCGAGCTGATGGGTGGCACCACTGCCGACCTGGAACTAAAGGCATCGCCAACCATTATACTGATAGCAGGCCTTAACGGCGCGGGTAAAACAACCTTTACCGGTAAGCTGGCAAATTTTCTTAAAACTCAAAAGAACAAAAAACCTTTACTGGTTGCTGATGATATTTACCGCCCGGCTGCTATTGACC is part of the Mucilaginibacter terrenus genome and encodes:
- a CDS encoding DUF5916 domain-containing protein; amino-acid sequence: MKFIFTLLLTVATLTAFSQKPKKTLVATKTETPPKLDGVLDDKVWDNVPVATDFVELQPNAGVHEKAEERTEVKIIYDNNAIYVGARMFETSGDKVAKEIATRDQVGNADFIGVIFDTYKDGINGTGFFVTSANSQFDAKYTPPNSEGNTEDPNWNAVWTSKVHVDEHGWTAEMRIPYSALRFAKKDIQTWGMNLIRKRQRIQQQLFWNEVDPKMNGFINQEGILTGLEKLQPPVRLAFYPYFSTYVNHYPYNTAGVKNTTASVNGGMDVKYGINDAFTLDLTLIPDFGQVQSDNKVLNLTPFEVKYNENRPFFTEGTELFNKGNLFYSRRVGGGPIHSNRAYRGLADGEEVISNPTETKLLNAFKFSGRTSKGLGIGVFNAITNSAFAVVEDKEGNKRQVETSPVANYNIIVLDQNLKNNSAVTFINTNVTRFNKDYSADVGGFVYTLNNKKNTYKLNGYAFMSNIYGPGTPTSTGYSYEVFGGKSSGNFTWSVGQDLVSKNYDQNDLGYMQNSNFLDHNLDLAYTNYKPKHLFTQWGVWTNTYYSRTVTPSIFQYFNQNFGGFGTFKNLWQANINGHYRVEGNDFYEAHQDGQVFKRPENFALNWNLSTNRAKMFSGGFWYSDQWVSNGYKGHGNDLELFFNLRLSNKFSFGEDVTISPRINYTGFATLDNDGRAVFALRNVHTVENIFNLKYTFSGIMGLNLRLRHYWSKVDYRDFFSADKAGYLTGLTSNNFDHNINQNLNLWNIDMIYVWQFTPGSELSLSWKNSTVTSASRVDQGYFENFRDTYNVPKNNNFSLKILYYIDFQSLRKHKG
- a CDS encoding transporter, whose product is MRYYYLATVLLVCLGFNNAFGQADTIKRYNLTHPVPAGKMKEMETDRPDVTESAYTVEAGHFQVESDLYRHVRNTSDGIRSIENSYHVANYKLGLSAKTDIQLVVPTFVSNTERDVQTGKLLNKKSGFDDITLRFKYNLWGSNGGKTALAVLPFISFPTSSFENNGVQGGVTFPFAAEITSEVKFGSQVSASFVKEDDNKYYNELLYSFTFGRSLFKQVDGFVEAYTTYSTYTKNADFFANGGLVFSVNSNLNIDAGLNYGLNKGTDKVYFIGFSFRH
- a CDS encoding metal-dependent transcriptional regulator; this encodes MITLSEENYLKCIYRLWLDKGQKITPTAIAESLGNNPASVVDMIRKLTDKQLISYDKKKGVELTAQGQKDATLIVRRHRLWEVFLLEKLGYHWDEIHDIAEELEHIKDASLADRLDKFLGFPEYDPHGDPIPKANGKMAKRYSVTLTDMKTGTTCRVAAVKDTTSAFLQYLQKLNINIGTRIQLVEKIAYDSSLVISVNDGEPATVSKKFGENILIDQ
- a CDS encoding Tex family protein; amino-acid sequence: MEAYNIKIAQELAIGSKQVSATISLLDEGATVPFISRYRKELTGSLDEVQVAAIRDRVQQLRDLDKRREAILKSLTDMGKLTPELEHQVNSAENMVQLEDIYLPYRPKRKTRATTAREKGLQPLADSLLEQKNLNTEQEASKYTDADKGVNTAEEALAGARDIIAEYISEHAETRAKMRQLFTEKGVFESRVAPGKEAEGIKYKDYFEWTEPVKSAPSHRVLAMRRGEKEEILWLDIKPNEEDAIDLLEREFVTANNAASAQVKLAIADGYKRLLKPSMETEIRLQTKKAADEEAIRVFAENARQLLLGAPLGQKRIMAIDPGFRTGCKLVCLDEQGKLLENTAIYPHTGAGQTKEAEKTVRHLFAQYNIEAIAIGNGTAGRETELFVRNLNLPNAVIVMVNESGASIYSASEVAREEFPDKDITVRGAVSIGRRLMDPLAELVKIDPKSIGVGQYQHDVDQNKLQTSLDDTVISCVNAVGVELNTASKQILAYVSGLGPTLAQNIVEYRNTNGAFKRRDQLKKVARLGDKAYEQAAGFLRIRGAENPLDASAVHPERYALVEQMARDNKCTVQDLIRDSQLRKSIPLQRYVSKTVGLPTLNDIMAELAKPGRDPREQFEAFSFTEGVNAISDLKVGMKLPGIVTNITNFGAFVDIGVHQDGLVHLSQITNRYIKDPNEVLKVHQRVEVTVTEVDVNRKRISLSMKENEKREAPAGKPRDNKQPFKPQSKPTRQEPEIDMASKLAALRNKFK